One region of uncultured Methanolobus sp. genomic DNA includes:
- a CDS encoding flagellar protein G: MKSMLQANRDSLLEDTGAETAVTHMIFFITAILLAISVVVLVSANVQSMLSSSSAGSKLLSEQMRTDITIVNDPELIPYDNSTGKYTFYAKNTGKTELAPEYVTVLVDGILIEPASADAELTDGDVVWRPGDILTLNVTTNPSPLQEGDHRVLVAADNGKSGAMSFKT, from the coding sequence ATGAAAAGCATGCTACAGGCAAACAGAGACTCCTTACTGGAAGATACAGGTGCAGAAACCGCAGTAACGCACATGATCTTTTTCATCACTGCAATACTCCTGGCTATCAGCGTAGTTGTCCTTGTCTCTGCTAATGTACAATCCATGCTTTCTTCATCCAGTGCAGGCAGCAAATTACTGTCAGAACAGATGCGGACTGACATTACTATTGTAAATGACCCTGAGCTTATTCCTTACGACAATAGCACCGGTAAATACACTTTTTACGCCAAGAACACCGGAAAGACCGAACTGGCACCGGAATATGTTACCGTATTGGTCGACGGCATACTGATAGAACCGGCAAGTGCTGATGCCGAATTGACAGATGGCGATGTTGTATGGAGGCCGGGTGATATTCTGACATTGAATGTAACTACCAATCCTTCGCCATTGCAAGAAGGGGATCACAGAGTACTTGTTGCAGCAGATAACGGCAAATCCG